One Methylobacterium sp. 77 DNA window includes the following coding sequences:
- a CDS encoding lysylphosphatidylglycerol synthase domain-containing protein has product MGIGRSILRYLPVLGTVLGLVLAIWLVATHDLASVADAFGRIGILGLGGIVLMRIVVLTLCGVAWERVLHRLSSTAEAGAFLILRFVRDGINVLLPVASVGGDVVGGRLLTFWGVPGKLAAASILVDMLIQVSTQAVFVLIGVALLMQMEGESAASLAAWALRALGVTAALLAAFFVFQRSPLILGVERRIAELGRRFLRDEEDAAPDPAQATSGSAQAAFGSAQATCASTTVSGAADAGVHGALDTVWAPRRWPLLFQGFVLHLLAWMLGAVEIWIALTCMGVEGLGPTEVIVIEALSQAIKSAAFPVPSGLGVQEGGFVLVGGLFGIDPGTAIALSLAKRVPDVVLGLPSLMLWQTLEARRATVIAPRV; this is encoded by the coding sequence ATGGGAATCGGACGATCGATCCTGCGCTACCTGCCCGTCCTGGGCACGGTGCTCGGCCTCGTCCTGGCGATCTGGCTGGTGGCGACCCATGATCTCGCCTCGGTGGCCGATGCCTTCGGGCGGATCGGTATCCTCGGTCTCGGCGGCATCGTGCTGATGCGCATCGTCGTCCTGACCCTCTGCGGCGTCGCCTGGGAACGGGTGCTGCACCGCCTCTCGTCCACCGCCGAGGCGGGCGCCTTCCTCATCCTCCGTTTCGTGCGCGACGGGATCAACGTGCTGCTCCCGGTCGCTTCCGTCGGCGGTGACGTGGTCGGCGGGCGTCTCCTCACCTTCTGGGGCGTGCCGGGGAAACTCGCGGCGGCATCGATCCTGGTGGACATGCTGATCCAGGTCAGTACGCAGGCCGTGTTCGTCCTCATCGGCGTCGCACTGCTGATGCAGATGGAGGGCGAGTCTGCCGCCTCCCTCGCGGCCTGGGCGTTGCGGGCGCTGGGCGTCACCGCCGCTCTCCTCGCCGCCTTCTTCGTCTTCCAGCGCAGCCCGTTGATCCTCGGCGTCGAGCGCCGCATCGCCGAACTCGGACGACGCTTCCTGCGCGACGAGGAGGACGCAGCTCCCGACCCTGCGCAGGCTACTTCCGGCTCAGCGCAGGCGGCTTTTGGCTCAGCGCAGGCGACTTGCGCCTCGACCACCGTTTCCGGCGCTGCCGATGCCGGTGTGCACGGCGCACTCGATACGGTCTGGGCACCGAGACGCTGGCCCCTGCTCTTCCAGGGCTTCGTCCTGCACCTGCTCGCCTGGATGCTCGGTGCGGTGGAGATCTGGATCGCGCTGACCTGCATGGGCGTCGAGGGGCTCGGCCCGACCGAGGTGATCGTCATCGAGGCCCTGAGCCAGGCCATCAAATCGGCGGCCTTCCCGGTGCCGAGCGGGCTCGGGGTTCAGGAAGGCGGGTTCGTCCTGGTCGGCGGGCTGTTCGGCATCGATCCCGGCACCGCCATCGCCCTGTCCCTCGCCAAGCGCGTGCCCGACGTGGTGCTCGGATTGCCGTCCCTGATGCTGTGGCAGACCCTGGAAGCCCGGCGCGCCACGGTAATAGCGCCGCGCGTCTGA
- the fliG gene encoding flagellar motor switch protein FliG gives MTGAQRAAALLLLLGETEGAPIWQMLDEEEVKMVSHAMVQLGSLEAETVERLIVDFVSRLSSGGGITSNFERTESLLLKIFPTEQVSSIMAEIKGASGKRVWASLTQIDPEILASFLRNEYPQTVSVVLSKVRPDYAAKVLTILPEDFAIDVLNRMLRMETVQKEALRHIEETLRVEFVSTIAQTTRRDAHELMADVFNAFDRQTEGRFLAALDQANRGSAKKIRQLMFTFEDLLKLDAGSVQTLLRKVDNDTLCRALKGADERVRNFFLKNMSTRAAKNITDEMGSLGPIRLKDVDEAQAKMTELAKELAEKGEIMIAKSSGEEELVY, from the coding sequence ATGACCGGCGCGCAGCGTGCGGCGGCCCTCCTCCTCCTCCTCGGCGAGACCGAAGGGGCGCCGATCTGGCAGATGCTCGACGAGGAAGAGGTGAAGATGGTCTCGCACGCCATGGTCCAGCTCGGCTCGCTGGAAGCCGAGACCGTCGAGCGGCTCATCGTGGATTTCGTCTCGCGGCTCTCGTCCGGCGGCGGCATCACCTCGAATTTCGAGCGGACGGAATCGCTCCTGCTCAAGATCTTTCCGACCGAGCAGGTCTCCTCGATCATGGCGGAGATCAAGGGCGCCTCGGGCAAGCGCGTCTGGGCGAGCCTGACGCAGATCGACCCCGAGATCCTGGCCTCGTTCCTGCGCAACGAATATCCGCAGACCGTCTCCGTGGTGCTGTCGAAGGTGCGACCCGACTACGCCGCCAAGGTTCTGACGATCCTGCCCGAGGATTTCGCCATCGACGTCCTCAACCGGATGCTGCGGATGGAGACGGTGCAGAAGGAGGCCCTGCGCCATATCGAGGAGACCCTCCGCGTCGAGTTCGTCTCCACCATCGCGCAGACGACGCGACGCGATGCGCACGAACTGATGGCGGACGTGTTCAACGCCTTCGACCGCCAGACCGAAGGCCGCTTCCTCGCGGCCCTGGACCAGGCCAATCGCGGCTCGGCCAAGAAGATCCGCCAGCTCATGTTCACCTTCGAGGATCTGCTCAAGCTCGATGCGGGCAGCGTGCAGACGCTGCTGCGCAAGGTCGACAACGACACCCTGTGCCGCGCTCTCAAGGGCGCCGACGAGCGCGTCCGCAACTTCTTCCTGAAGAACATGTCCACCCGCGCGGCCAAGAACATCACCGACGAGATGGGCTCTCTCGGGCCGATCCGCCTCAAGGATGTCGACGAGGCGCAGGCCAAGATGACCGAGCTCGCCAAGGAACTGGCCGAGAAGGGCGAGATCATGATCGCCAAGTCCAGCGGCGAAGAGGAGCTCGTCTATTGA
- a CDS encoding glyoxalase superfamily protein, giving the protein MMPTDAPAHDIRFAQTCPILRIFDEDKAREFYLGFLGFTLDWEHRFRENFPLYAQVSRAGLVLHLSGHHGDATPGSTTFVRMAGIHAFQRELSARNDKHTKPGVESLPWGLVMTVTDPFGNSLRFCEAPASP; this is encoded by the coding sequence ATGATGCCGACGGACGCCCCCGCCCACGACATCCGCTTCGCTCAGACCTGCCCGATCCTGCGTATCTTCGACGAAGACAAGGCGCGCGAATTCTACCTCGGCTTCCTCGGCTTCACCCTCGATTGGGAGCATCGCTTCCGCGAGAACTTCCCGCTCTACGCCCAGGTCTCGCGCGCGGGCCTGGTCCTGCATCTGAGCGGCCATCACGGCGACGCCACGCCCGGCTCGACGACCTTCGTCCGGATGGCGGGCATCCATGCCTTCCAGCGGGAACTGAGCGCCAGGAACGACAAGCACACCAAGCCGGGGGTGGAGAGCCTGCCCTGGGGTCTGGTGATGACGGTGACCGACCCGTTCGGCAACAGCCTCCGCTTCTGCGAGGCTCCGGCGTCTCCGTAG
- the fliF gene encoding flagellar basal-body MS-ring/collar protein FliF, which produces MKSVLELVTKLGPARLAAMVAVTLTLVGFFAFVILRVSKPDMGVLFADLSMQDSGAVIRDLDARGIKYETRGDAGQTILAPRADLPRLRMDLAGKGLPSATGVGYEIFDKGDAFSSTNFVQNVNHLRALEGELARSIRAIGRVQAARVHLVMPERRLFERDREMPSAAIVLKLVGDIDPSQVRAIRHLAASAVEGLKPERISIVDERGRLLADGARGAEAETGSGLEEKQVGLERRLRSQIEEIVAGIVGAGRSRVQVTAELDRNRIESRSETFDPESKVVRSTQTRSESALTGGAEGAVTVGNELPGATQQSQNAGPKDTSKKDEETTNYEISRVTKTVVEEGGRLKRLSVAVLVDGAYAPGADGKPVYQPRPAGEIERIATLVRTAIGFDKSRGDQVEVVNLRFAETPAPAEFTEPSLVQSLLAPTKEDIMRVVELTVLFLLTVIVLLAVVRPLVRRVLTAEPVPAIMVAGPSISTGDPVLDQMLAPRDNPTARLVDFAQLNGKVQAETVQRVVDMVRSSPSETVEVLRNWIHDS; this is translated from the coding sequence GTGAAGTCGGTTCTCGAACTGGTGACGAAGTTGGGACCGGCGCGGCTCGCGGCCATGGTGGCCGTGACGCTGACCCTGGTCGGTTTCTTCGCCTTCGTGATCCTGCGGGTGTCGAAGCCCGATATGGGCGTCCTGTTCGCCGACCTGTCGATGCAGGATTCCGGCGCCGTCATCCGCGACCTCGATGCGCGCGGGATCAAATACGAGACGCGCGGCGATGCCGGACAGACCATCCTGGCACCGCGCGCCGACCTGCCGCGCCTGCGCATGGATCTCGCCGGCAAGGGCCTGCCCAGCGCCACAGGCGTCGGCTACGAGATCTTCGACAAGGGCGACGCGTTCTCGTCCACCAACTTCGTCCAGAACGTCAATCACCTGCGCGCCCTGGAGGGTGAACTCGCCCGTTCGATCCGCGCCATCGGCCGGGTCCAGGCGGCGCGCGTCCATCTCGTGATGCCCGAGCGCCGCCTGTTCGAGCGCGACCGCGAAATGCCGAGCGCCGCCATCGTCCTCAAGCTCGTGGGCGACATCGATCCGTCCCAGGTCCGGGCGATCCGCCATCTCGCCGCCTCCGCGGTGGAGGGCCTGAAGCCGGAGCGGATCTCCATCGTCGACGAGCGTGGCCGCCTGCTGGCCGACGGGGCCCGTGGCGCCGAGGCCGAGACCGGCTCCGGCCTGGAGGAGAAGCAGGTCGGGCTCGAGCGCCGCCTGCGGTCGCAGATCGAGGAGATCGTGGCCGGCATCGTCGGCGCCGGCCGCTCGCGGGTTCAGGTCACGGCGGAACTCGACCGGAACCGCATCGAGAGCCGTTCGGAAACCTTCGACCCAGAGAGCAAGGTCGTCCGCTCGACCCAGACCCGCAGCGAAAGCGCGCTCACCGGAGGCGCCGAGGGCGCCGTGACGGTCGGCAACGAACTGCCGGGCGCGACCCAGCAGAGCCAGAATGCCGGACCGAAGGACACGTCCAAGAAGGACGAGGAAACCACGAATTACGAGATTTCCCGCGTCACCAAGACGGTGGTGGAGGAAGGCGGGCGCCTGAAGCGGCTCTCGGTGGCGGTTCTGGTGGACGGCGCCTACGCGCCCGGAGCCGACGGCAAGCCGGTCTACCAGCCGCGCCCGGCCGGCGAGATCGAGCGGATCGCCACCCTGGTCCGCACCGCCATCGGCTTCGACAAGAGCCGCGGCGACCAGGTCGAGGTCGTCAACCTGCGCTTTGCCGAGACACCGGCACCGGCCGAGTTCACCGAGCCTTCCCTCGTCCAGTCGCTGCTGGCCCCGACGAAGGAGGACATCATGCGGGTGGTCGAACTGACCGTCCTGTTCCTTCTGACGGTGATCGTCCTTCTCGCCGTCGTGCGTCCCCTGGTGCGCCGCGTCCTCACCGCCGAACCCGTCCCCGCCATCATGGTCGCGGGGCCGTCGATCTCCACGGGCGATCCGGTCCTCGATCAGATGCTGGCTCCGCGCGACAACCCCACCGCCCGCCTCGTCGACTTCGCGCAGCTCAACGGAAAGGTGCAGGCGGAGACGGTCCAGAGGGTCGTCGACATGGTCCGCAGCAGCCCGAGCGAGACCGTCGAGGTCCTGCGCAACTGGATCCACGACAGTTGA
- the mltG gene encoding endolytic transglycosylase MltG: protein MFFRKRKNPDPAPIPVPSDEPAQLNRASPRSPSEAIKPTAAPPPPDRPQRERGGLLSTISGLLTASVVLAIAAMIGVTLFDRQIREPGPLSADKVVVIPPRSGTSEIADALNREGVISHTALFEWASRFSGKALKAGEYTFKAHASISDTIDTLATGRQVQHAVTFPEGLTSEQIVMRLNENDILTGDVNEIPPEGSLLPDTYKFERGATRQQIVNLMRAKQREVLNQIWLRRSAEIPVKTPAEMVTLASIVEKETGRADERPRVAGVFVNRLNKRMKLQSDPTIVYGLVGGRGTLGRGIQRSEIDRATPYNTYVIEGLPPGPIANPGRAALEAVANPSRTKDLYFVADGTGGHAFADSLEGHSRNVARWRQVERARKETPTDAAAPVDKADPPADPSGVPGRASAYAPDGTNFAGSAPDPSAPRPKAFDASEGTRLDPLRNKTFDLNSAKSVPALKPQ from the coding sequence ATGTTCTTCCGCAAGCGCAAAAATCCGGACCCGGCGCCGATCCCGGTCCCGTCCGACGAGCCGGCACAGCTGAACCGGGCCTCCCCGCGCAGCCCGAGCGAGGCGATCAAGCCCACGGCCGCGCCGCCCCCGCCGGACCGCCCCCAGCGCGAGCGCGGCGGCCTGCTGAGCACGATCAGCGGCCTGCTTACCGCCTCCGTCGTCCTCGCCATCGCCGCGATGATCGGCGTCACCCTGTTCGACCGCCAGATCCGCGAGCCCGGCCCGCTCTCCGCCGACAAGGTCGTGGTCATCCCGCCCCGCAGCGGCACCTCCGAGATCGCCGACGCGCTGAACCGCGAGGGCGTCATCAGCCACACCGCCCTGTTCGAATGGGCCTCCCGCTTCTCGGGCAAGGCGCTGAAGGCCGGCGAGTACACGTTCAAGGCCCATGCCAGCATCTCCGACACGATCGACACCCTGGCCACCGGCCGCCAGGTGCAGCACGCCGTCACCTTCCCCGAGGGGCTGACCAGCGAACAGATCGTGATGCGGCTCAACGAGAACGACATCCTCACCGGTGACGTCAACGAGATCCCGCCCGAGGGCTCGCTCCTGCCCGACACCTACAAGTTCGAGCGCGGCGCCACCCGCCAGCAGATCGTCAACCTGATGCGCGCCAAGCAGCGCGAGGTGCTGAACCAGATCTGGCTGCGCCGCTCGGCCGAGATCCCGGTGAAGACCCCGGCCGAGATGGTGACGCTGGCCTCCATCGTCGAGAAGGAGACCGGCCGGGCCGACGAGCGCCCGCGCGTGGCCGGCGTCTTCGTCAACCGCCTCAACAAGCGGATGAAGCTGCAATCGGACCCCACCATCGTCTACGGCCTGGTGGGCGGGCGCGGCACGCTGGGGCGCGGCATCCAGCGCTCCGAGATCGACCGGGCGACGCCCTACAACACCTACGTCATCGAAGGCCTGCCGCCGGGCCCGATCGCCAATCCCGGCCGCGCCGCGCTCGAGGCCGTCGCCAACCCCTCGCGCACCAAGGATCTCTACTTCGTCGCCGACGGCACCGGCGGCCATGCCTTCGCCGACAGCCTGGAAGGCCATTCCCGCAACGTCGCCCGCTGGCGTCAGGTCGAGCGCGCCCGCAAGGAGACGCCGACCGACGCCGCGGCCCCCGTGGACAAGGCGGACCCGCCGGCCGATCCGTCGGGCGTGCCGGGCCGGGCCTCGGCCTACGCGCCGGACGGCACCAACTTCGCCGGCAGCGCCCCCGACCCCTCGGCCCCGCGCCCGAAGGCCTTCGACGCCTCGGAGGGCACGCGGCTCGACCCGCTGCGCAACAAGACCTTCGACCTGAACTCGGCCAAGAGCGTCCCGGCGCTGAAGCCGCAATAG
- the fliN gene encoding flagellar motor switch protein FliN yields the protein MSDDFSLPQLNGIEASFDGLGSESIREAPTTPKSAADLEQVFDVPVVVSAVLGSSRMPIGDLLRLQPGAVLELDRKVGEAIDIFVNNRLVARGEVVLVEDRLGVTMTEIIKSDH from the coding sequence ATGTCCGACGATTTCAGCCTGCCGCAGCTCAATGGTATCGAAGCGTCCTTCGACGGCCTCGGCTCCGAATCGATCCGTGAAGCGCCCACCACCCCGAAGAGCGCCGCCGACCTCGAACAGGTCTTCGACGTGCCCGTGGTGGTCTCGGCCGTGCTCGGCTCGTCGCGCATGCCGATCGGCGATCTGCTGCGGCTACAGCCGGGGGCCGTGCTGGAGCTCGACCGCAAAGTCGGCGAGGCCATCGACATCTTCGTCAACAACCGGCTCGTCGCCCGCGGCGAGGTCGTCCTCGTCGAGGATCGCCTCGGCGTGACGATGACCGAGATCATCAAGAGCGACCACTGA
- the gmk gene encoding guanylate kinase, with the protein MQGTTIGRRGFILILSSPSGAGKTTLTRAVASDPKWGLDLSISVTTRQRRPSEIDGKHYNFIDREAFDALRGADNLLEWAEVHGNFYGTPRRPVEKVLGAGRDMIFDIDYQGTRQVRAKLAEDVVTVFILPPSLAELRHRLERRAEDSPETIEKRLANSRVEIQRWNEYDYVLVNDDLDDAFHALKGILTAERLKRARNTGLSDFVDGLLAEPDTIA; encoded by the coding sequence ATGCAGGGCACGACGATCGGACGGCGCGGGTTCATCCTCATCCTGTCCTCGCCCTCGGGGGCGGGAAAGACCACGTTGACGCGCGCGGTGGCCAGCGACCCGAAATGGGGGCTCGACCTCTCGATCTCGGTGACGACGCGCCAGCGCCGCCCCTCCGAGATCGACGGCAAGCACTACAATTTCATCGACCGCGAGGCCTTCGACGCCCTGCGCGGGGCCGACAACCTGCTCGAATGGGCCGAGGTCCACGGCAATTTCTACGGCACCCCGCGCCGTCCGGTGGAGAAGGTGCTGGGCGCCGGCCGGGACATGATCTTCGACATCGACTACCAGGGCACGCGGCAGGTGCGGGCGAAGCTCGCCGAGGACGTGGTGACGGTGTTCATCCTGCCGCCGAGCCTCGCCGAGCTGCGCCACCGGCTGGAGCGGCGCGCCGAGGATTCGCCGGAGACCATCGAGAAGCGCCTCGCCAATTCCCGGGTCGAGATCCAGCGCTGGAACGAGTACGATTACGTCCTCGTCAACGACGATCTCGACGACGCATTCCACGCATTGAAGGGCATCCTCACGGCCGAACGCCTGAAGCGCGCCCGGAACACGGGGCTCTCCGACTTCGTCGACGGGCTTCTGGCCGAACCCGACACGATCGCCTGA
- a CDS encoding (2Fe-2S) ferredoxin domain-containing protein has protein sequence MRTAKSGYSDIVLVCAKCTKRVGLKKDEIRGRLKREVKRRGLGRVTRVVSTGCLGPCPKKFVAVATSFSLSRNRIVLIDPDGDAAQTLDTVYPAARRFE, from the coding sequence GTGCGGACGGCGAAGTCGGGCTATTCCGACATCGTCCTGGTCTGCGCGAAATGCACCAAGCGCGTCGGCCTGAAGAAGGACGAGATCCGGGGCCGTTTGAAGCGCGAGGTCAAGCGGCGCGGCCTCGGCCGGGTGACCCGCGTGGTCTCGACGGGCTGCCTCGGCCCCTGCCCGAAGAAGTTCGTGGCGGTCGCGACCTCGTTCAGCCTGTCGCGCAACCGTATCGTCCTCATCGATCCCGACGGCGACGCCGCGCAGACCCTCGATACGGTCTATCCGGCCGCCCGCAGGTTCGAGTGA
- a CDS encoding sigma-54 dependent transcriptional regulator gives MRLLIIGRLSGELVTASKIAMNRGAAVTHADGVAQGLAVLRAKGADLVMIDVGQPIRELVTALADERIRTPVVACGVATDAKAAVAAIQAGAREYIPLPPDPELIAAVLQAVSEDGRAFVWRDASMEKVVKLAEQVARSEASVLITGESGTGKEVLARHVHMKSTRASRPFVSVNCAAIPEALLESELFGHEKGAFTGAVARRIGRFEEANGGTLLLDEISEMDVRLQSKLLRALQERVIDRVGGTGSVKVDIRVLATSNRNLLDEVRKGTFREDLFYRLNVVHLRLPPLRERPADILELATHFAKKYAEVNGMPVRALSREAQGIIRENPWRGNVRELENTLHRAVLLASGSEIDADAISTPEGESFARSAGPVERAAQVAEAATRGLVGRTVAQVECELILDTLDHCLGNRTHAAKILGISIRTLRNKLNEYVDAGISVAEPGAVRAVAAYG, from the coding sequence ATGCGGCTACTCATCATCGGACGCTTGAGCGGCGAACTCGTCACCGCCTCCAAGATCGCCATGAATCGCGGGGCCGCCGTGACCCATGCGGACGGGGTGGCGCAGGGCCTCGCCGTACTGCGCGCCAAGGGCGCCGACCTCGTCATGATCGACGTGGGGCAGCCGATCCGCGAACTCGTCACGGCGCTCGCCGACGAGCGGATCCGTACGCCCGTGGTCGCCTGCGGCGTCGCCACCGATGCCAAGGCGGCGGTCGCCGCGATCCAGGCCGGCGCCCGCGAATACATCCCCCTGCCGCCCGATCCGGAATTGATCGCCGCCGTGCTCCAGGCCGTCTCCGAGGACGGGCGCGCCTTCGTCTGGCGCGACGCTTCCATGGAGAAGGTGGTGAAGCTCGCCGAGCAGGTCGCGCGTTCGGAGGCCTCGGTGCTGATCACCGGCGAGAGCGGCACCGGCAAGGAGGTGCTCGCCCGCCACGTCCATATGAAGTCGACCCGCGCGAGCCGGCCGTTCGTGTCGGTCAATTGCGCCGCGATCCCCGAGGCTCTGCTGGAATCGGAATTGTTCGGCCACGAGAAGGGCGCCTTCACTGGCGCCGTCGCCCGCCGGATCGGCCGGTTCGAGGAGGCCAATGGCGGCACGCTGCTCCTCGACGAGATCTCGGAGATGGATGTCCGACTGCAGTCGAAGCTGCTGCGCGCCCTGCAGGAGCGGGTGATCGACCGGGTCGGCGGCACCGGCTCGGTCAAGGTGGATATCCGGGTGCTCGCCACCTCCAACCGCAACCTCCTCGACGAGGTCCGCAAGGGCACCTTCCGCGAGGATCTGTTCTACCGCCTCAACGTGGTGCACCTGCGCCTGCCGCCGCTGCGCGAGCGCCCGGCCGACATCCTCGAACTGGCCACGCATTTCGCCAAGAAATACGCCGAGGTGAACGGCATGCCAGTCCGTGCCTTGAGCCGTGAGGCGCAAGGCATCATTCGGGAGAACCCCTGGCGCGGCAACGTGCGCGAACTCGAGAACACCCTCCACCGGGCCGTTCTGCTGGCGAGCGGGTCGGAGATCGACGCCGACGCGATCTCGACGCCGGAAGGCGAGTCCTTCGCCCGTTCCGCCGGGCCGGTGGAGCGCGCCGCGCAGGTCGCCGAAGCCGCGACCCGCGGCCTCGTCGGGCGCACGGTGGCGCAGGTGGAATGCGAGCTCATCCTCGACACCCTCGACCATTGCCTCGGCAACCGCACCCATGCCGCCAAGATCCTCGGCATCTCGATCCGCACCCTACGCAACAAGCTCAACGAGTATGTCGATGCCGGCATCAGCGTTGCCGAGCCCGGCGCCGTCCGTGCCGTGGCGGCCTATGGCTAA
- a CDS encoding YicC/YloC family endoribonuclease, translating into MILSSMTGFARANGTTGPVQWAWEVRSVNGRGLDVRLRVPNGLEALGEVARTALQKTLARGQCQLSLNLTRPEARARVRINEALLAELAAATARVPRPEGLAPASLDGLLGIRGVIESEEEPAAESDSLAHDLAEGVVRLVADLVEARRAEGRQLRAIIEGQLVAMSRLTEAAETCPGRQPEAVKARLSASIAALMEAGGLDPDRLHQEAVLIAAKADVREELDRLRAHLDSVGELLGTGGAIGRKLDFLAQELGREANTLCAKAGDIALSRIGLDLKAVVEQFREQVQNVE; encoded by the coding sequence ATGATCCTCTCCAGCATGACGGGTTTTGCCCGCGCCAACGGCACAACTGGCCCGGTGCAATGGGCCTGGGAGGTCCGCAGCGTGAACGGCCGAGGGCTCGACGTGCGCCTGCGCGTGCCGAACGGCCTCGAAGCCCTGGGGGAGGTGGCCCGCACCGCCCTGCAGAAGACCCTCGCCCGAGGCCAGTGCCAGCTCTCGCTCAACCTCACCCGGCCCGAGGCCAGGGCGCGGGTGCGCATCAACGAGGCGCTGCTGGCCGAACTCGCCGCCGCCACCGCCCGCGTGCCGCGCCCGGAGGGCCTCGCCCCGGCCTCCCTCGACGGGTTGCTCGGCATCCGCGGCGTCATCGAATCCGAGGAGGAGCCGGCGGCGGAATCCGACAGCCTCGCCCACGACCTCGCCGAGGGCGTGGTCCGGCTCGTGGCCGACCTCGTGGAGGCGCGCCGCGCCGAGGGGCGCCAGCTGCGCGCCATCATTGAGGGCCAGCTCGTCGCCATGTCCCGCCTCACCGAGGCCGCCGAGACCTGCCCCGGCCGCCAGCCTGAGGCGGTGAAGGCCCGGCTCTCCGCCAGCATCGCCGCGCTGATGGAAGCTGGCGGGCTCGACCCCGACCGCCTGCACCAGGAGGCCGTCCTCATCGCCGCCAAGGCCGATGTGCGCGAGGAACTCGACCGCCTGCGCGCCCATCTCGACAGCGTCGGCGAGTTGCTGGGCACCGGCGGCGCCATCGGCCGCAAGCTCGATTTCCTTGCCCAGGAACTCGGCCGCGAGGCGAATACCCTCTGCGCGAAGGCCGGAGACATCGCACTTTCACGGATCGGACTCGACTTGAAGGCCGTGGTGGAGCAATTCCGCGAGCAGGTTCAGAACGTCGAGTAG
- a CDS encoding FliH/SctL family protein: MNARRFLFDTDFRPRDGATASPKEAAALAEAVAQAHARGVQEGRAQAEAQAQARMADALTRVGLAAAGLIGQADARDTAREEEALAFAVSLARRIAGDALDTQPLAAIGDAARAALQHLRGVPHLVVRVNDGLVDDAEALVKGLARERGFEGRLIVLGEPDLAPGDARMEWADGGVVRDRARIEAAVLEAIGHPL, translated from the coding sequence TTGAACGCCCGCCGCTTCCTCTTCGACACCGATTTCCGCCCTCGCGACGGCGCGACCGCCTCGCCGAAGGAGGCGGCCGCCCTGGCCGAGGCCGTGGCCCAGGCCCATGCCCGCGGCGTCCAGGAGGGACGCGCCCAGGCGGAAGCCCAGGCCCAGGCCCGCATGGCCGATGCCCTCACCCGCGTCGGTCTCGCCGCGGCCGGCCTCATCGGTCAGGCCGATGCCCGCGATACGGCCCGCGAGGAGGAGGCCCTGGCCTTCGCCGTGTCCCTGGCGCGCCGCATCGCCGGCGATGCCCTCGACACCCAGCCGCTGGCGGCCATCGGCGACGCGGCGCGCGCCGCCCTGCAGCATCTGCGCGGCGTGCCGCATCTCGTGGTCCGCGTGAATGACGGGCTGGTGGACGATGCCGAGGCCCTGGTGAAGGGGCTCGCCCGCGAGCGCGGTTTCGAGGGACGCCTCATCGTCCTCGGCGAGCCCGATCTCGCCCCCGGCGATGCCCGCATGGAATGGGCGGATGGCGGCGTCGTGCGCGACCGCGCCCGCATCGAGGCCGCCGTTCTCGAAGCCATCGGCCACCCTCTCTAA